The genomic segment ACCCCACCCTTACCGGGAAACCAAACAGAAAACTTCTACTACCAGCATGCCGCACAAATGGAGTCTCTGGGTGTTGAACGGGTCACGGCGACCGAGATTGGCTTCAACTATCGTGCTGATCACGCTGGCATTGCGTGGGATATTCGCGTATTTGATGAAGATTTCGAGCACCTCATTGAAGGTCCTACCCAAGTGTTTGATTTCAACCTCACGGATCGGGGGTTCAATCATCAGCGAGGGGCAGAGGGACAAATCGACTGGCGCCCCAATGCAGATTGGCGTCTATGGATGGTCGCAAGTTATTTGGATACCGTCGGCCGAAGCAGCATTGATTACGACGACGCGATTCCAAAGTGGTCTGGTGCCGTGCTGGTTGTGCATGACCTTGATCCGCATTGGCGTTTGAGCTTTGCAGCCACAAGTCACGCGACATGGTTTCGGCAAACACTCACCCAAGCCCAATTCCGCGCCATCTACCAAACACGGCTATCGACGGGATGGCACCTTGAGGTATCGGCTGGTGTCAACAAGCGCTACGATGCCCAGTGGTATTTTGACACGAATAATCGTTTCGACGATTCCAGCCTTTGGACAGTTCAACTCAAACTTTCTCAGTTCTGAGCAGACCATGAAGAAAAAAGTTAAAGCCTATACCGACGACGGCTACGTGATACGGCCCAATAAAACAGCGCTCAAGCGAGAACATCAAGCGCTTCAAAATTGGGCAAAGCAGTTTTTGGCCATGAAGCCCGAAAAACTGGCGAAGTTTATGCTCCCGGACGATGTACAAAAATCCATCGCGCTTGGTCGAAAGCTAGTAGGGAACGCCCAAGACCGCCACGCAAAATACGTGGCTAAGCAGCTTGCCGAGCTCGGTCTAGATACCATTGAGGCACGGGCACAGCAGCTCCAAAATCAGGAAGCACTTCAACAACGCTTCCACAGTGAAGCCGAGCAATGGTGTCAAAGGTTGCTTGATGCCCCAGAACAGACGTTATCGCGCTTCTTCGAACAATTTCCCTGGGCAGACAGGCAACAGTTGCGTCAATTGGTTCGAGCACTCCAAAAATCTAGCAAGCACGACAAAATCGTTGAGCAGTTACGAGATACCATTTTTCACACGCTGAGCCAGCAAACCGATTGGTTGAATGCGCTTTAAACTTGAGCACCCGACGATAGCAACACTGTGTTGCAAAAACACTTATTTCCTTCTCTCCAAGAACTCCAGTAAAATGATGCCTTGGAACTGGCATAACATCGCGCCCATAAATAAAAAGGATCGACTTGCATGGAACAAACGGCGGAAGAAGTCATCGTCGACATCCGTTCAATGACCTTCCGAAGAACGGACAAAATCATCTTCGATGATGTCACGATTAAAATACCGCGAGGCAAAGTCACGGCCATCATGGGGCCTTCGGGCACAGGCAAAACCACCTTGCTACGCCTCATTGGGGGGCAGTTGCGCCCACAGTCCGGTGACATCATTTTTGACGGACAGTCGATCCCCTCACTGGGGACGTCCTCCCTCTATGAAGCCAGAAAAAAAATGGGGCTTTTGTTTCAAAGCGGCGCACTGTTCACCAACATGAGCGTGTTCGATAACGTCGCCTTCCCGTTGCGAGAGCACACGGATTTGCCCGAGACCATCATTCGCCCCTTGGTGTTGACCAAACTTCAAGCTGTTGGATTGCGTGGCGCGCGACACTTGATGCCACAACAACTTTCTGGCGGCATGGCCCGGCGGGCGGCACTCGCTCGAGCCATTGCTCTGGATCCGCTTATGATCATGTACGACGAGCCGTTCGCCGGACAAGATCCCATTTCCATGGGCGTGCTTGTCAAACTCATTCGTTCACTAAACGATGCACTTGGACTGACCTCGATTGTGGTGTCTCATGATGTGCCTGAAGTCTTGAGCATTGCTGATTACGTCTATATTCTGGCAGGAGGCAAAGTCATCGGCGAAGGCACGCCGGATGAAATTCATCAATCCAAGCAAAGCCAAGTGAAACAATTCCTTGATGGCCTGCCCGATGGGCCAGTGCCTTTCCATTATCCAGCCCCTACCCTAGAAGAAGATTTGCTTGGAGGGGCCGCATGATCACAAAAAAACTGGAGCATATCGGTCGCCAAACCTTGGAACGACTGGCCGAAGCTGGCCGCGCAGGCATATTGCTTAGTCGCCTACTCATTGGCCGACCTAGGCCCGCACGCGCCATTCGTTTATTCATTGAGCAACTTTACTATGTTGGCGTGCTTTCTTTATTGATTATCCTTGTGTCCGGCCTGTTCATCGGTATGGTACTCGGCCTGCAGGGCTACACGATACTGGTTAAGTTTGGCGCGGAATCAGCACTTGGGCCACTGGTTGCACTCAGTCTTTTGCGTGAGTTGAGTCCGGTCATCGCTGCATTGCTGTTTGCTGGACGCGCTGGCTCCGCACTGGCGGCTGAAATTGGTCTGATGAAAGCCACGGAACAACTTAGCAGTATGGAGATGATGGCAGTGGACCCGATCAAGCGCATCGTTGCGCCGCGTTTCTGGGCAGGTGTCGTCGCTATGCCAATGTTATCCATTGTCTTCAGCGCCATCGGCATTTATGGAGGCTATCTCGTTGGTGTGGATTGGCTGGGGGTCGATGACGGAAGTTTTTGGTCTGCCATGCAAAATGCCGTGGATTTTCGTGAAGATGTCGTCAACGGCCTAATCAAAAGTGTCGTTTTTGGCTTTGTTGTCGTTTGGATCGCCCTCTTTCGAGGCTATGACGCTGAGCCAACCTCCGAGGGCATTAGTTTGGCGACCACGAAAACTGTGGTGCATTCTTCTCTGGCCATTTTGGGACTGGATTTTGTATTAACCGCATTCATGTTTGGAGAATTGAGCTGATGGAGTCACGAAACGTACAGCTTTCTGTCGGGCTGTTTGTGGTACTCGCCATACTGGCCCTGACCATGCTTGCACTCAAGGCAAGCAACTTAAGTCACTATTCCGCTGATGCCACCTACGAAGTCAAAGCCTATTTCGATAATATCGGCACGCTCAAGTTGCGGGCGCCAGTGAAAGTGGGCGGCGTCACCGTGGGACGGGTGTCTAAAATAGAGCTAGACGTCAAACTCATGCGTCCGCTTGTGACACTGGCCATCGACAGAAAATACCGGTTCCCTACTGAAACAAGTGCCGCCATTCTGACGGCTGGCTTACTTGGCGAACAGTATATCTCACTGTTACCTGGCGGAAACGACGAACAACTCGAACCGGGCGATTTTATTGAGGACACACAATCAGCCATTATTCTGGAAGATCTGATCGGGCAATTCCTGTTCAGCAAAGATACAGATCAATCGCTGTAGGCTATACACAAAACGACCGTCATGGAGAAGCAATTGATGAAACGTGCCATTTTGTTTTTGTTATTGACCAGTTTCGCTGTATTCAATGCGTTGTCCCTTGCGCAGGAGCAAGAGGACCCGGTCAAATTCCTGCAAACATTGACCAATGGCCTGATTCAAGAATTGAACGCGCGCAAAGCGGAACTTAAGAAAGACCCAGGGATAATTCTGGATATCATTAATCGCCGCGTCATGCCAAATATCGCCGCCAAGACCATAGCGAGAAAAGTTATGGGTCGACACTGGCGAGCGGCGACTGATGAACAAAAAGAAAAGTTCACAACAGAATTCACGACGTATTTGAAGCGCTACTACGCCAAAGCGTTCTTATCCTATGATGATCAGCAATTGCGCTACGATGAAAAAGCGAAGTGGTTGAGCCCGAAAAGCGTGCTGGTGCGGTCGGAACTGATACAAAAAGATAAGGCGCCGGTAGAAATTCGCTATCGTCTGACGCGCGGCAAAAACGGTTGGTTGATCACCGACATCGTCATAGAGGGTGTCAGTCTTGTCATCAGCAACCAACGTCAATATGATGGCCTGATTCGCCGGGAAGGCTTGGATACCGTCATTGCCAAGCTTGCTTTTGCCAACAATCGTCCCTTTGGCGAGCAATGATGATTGACTGGAAAAACCAAGATGGCGTCTGTTGGCTGGCCGGTGAACTCAGCAAAAGTACGGCCAGCCAATTGTGGCACAATCGTCGTCAATTACTCCGTGACACCGATATTCTCGAACTGAGTGACATCAGCAAAGTTGACAGCGCGGGTGTCGCATTGCTCATTGCCTTGACGGCTTGGGCCAAGCAGGAAGGGCGAGATCTCAAGTTGTCCAACCCAAATGAAAACTTACTGACGCTCGCCCGTGTTGGCGATGCGATTAAAGTGTTGCGATTCATAGAAACCAAGACATCTGCGTGATAAGATTGCCAGCAAACGCCATATCGTTTGGTTGTCATGATGCAATCTACCATTGAGAATAGAATTCGCGCTGAACTTAGCCCGACTCACCTGCACATTGAGAGTGATGGCAGTCATTACAAGATCATTGTGGTCAGCGAGAGTTTCGCTGGTCAACGACGGCTGCAACGAGAACAAAGGCTCAATGCCTTATTGCAGGATCTGATTGCTTCTGGCGATATCCACGCCGTCACCTATGTGCTCCGCACGCCCGAGGAGTACGAAAAAGACAGCCGATTCGGAACCTTGTAGTCATGGCAAAACTGAAAGTGACCGGGAATGGTCCGCTATCGGGCGAGATACGCGCCTCCGGTGCCAAAAATGCCGCCCTTCCCATCTTGATGGCCGCATTACTCACTGACGAACCGATGCATATCAGTAATGTCCCGCACCTCAACGATGTCACGACCACACTTGAGTTGCTCGGGCGATTGGGTTGTGACGTGACCATCAACGAGAAGATGGGATTGGAAATTTGCGCCTCTTCTGTCAACACCTACCAAGCCCCCTACGATTTGGTCAAGACCATGCGCGCATCTATCTTGGTACTTGGCCCTTTGGTGGCTAAACATGGCGTGGCAGACGTTTCCCTGCCTGGGGGATGCGCTATTGGCGCCCGTCCCGTCAATTTGCATATTGAGGGGCTAATGGCCATGGGGGCCGATATTGAAGTCTCGGGCGGCTATATCCATGCTCGCGCGCCCCGAGGGCTTAAAGGAGCACATATTTTTCTCGACACGGTGACCGTCACTGGCACAGAAAACCTGATGATGGCCGCCACGCTCGCCAAAGGCACAACCGTCATCGAAAATGCCGCCCGTGAACCGGAAGTGATTGATCTTGGGCATTGTTTGCAGGCCATGGGCGCTCAAATTGAAGGGCTTGGCACACCCACCATTGTCGTACAGGGCGTGGAACGCTTAAATGGCGCGCACCACAGCATTCTTCCAGATCGTATTGAGACCGGAACTTACCTCGTCGCCGGCGCAATGACAGGGGGACACATTAAGGTGCGTGAGACCGCACCGCACACCTTAGAAGCTGTGCTCCATAAATTAGAGGAAGCAGGGGCCTATATTGACCACGGAGCAGACTGGATCTCTGTTGATATGCGAGGCCGTCGCCCCAAAGCCGTCAACATCACCACAGCCCCCTACCCAGGCTTTCCCACAGACATGCAAGCACAATTCAGCGCGCTCAACGCTGTGGCTGAAGGGACCGGAATTATCACTGAAACAATCTTTGAAAACCGTTTTATGCACATTCTTGAATTACAAAGAATGGGGGCAGACGCTCAGATCAAAGGCAACGCGGTGATCATTAAAGGTGTACCCTCCTTATCTGGTGCCGAAGTCATGGCAACAGACTTGCGCGCCTCAGCGAGTCTCGTGCTGGCTGGTCT from the Gammaproteobacteria bacterium genome contains:
- a CDS encoding DUF615 domain-containing protein, producing MPSGILTRIIVSTIPAFGQFNSNFLSSEQTMKKKVKAYTDDGYVIRPNKTALKREHQALQNWAKQFLAMKPEKLAKFMLPDDVQKSIALGRKLVGNAQDRHAKYVAKQLAELGLDTIEARAQQLQNQEALQQRFHSEAEQWCQRLLDAPEQTLSRFFEQFPWADRQQLRQLVRALQKSSKHDKIVEQLRDTIFHTLSQQTDWLNAL
- a CDS encoding ATP-binding cassette domain-containing protein, with protein sequence MEQTAEEVIVDIRSMTFRRTDKIIFDDVTIKIPRGKVTAIMGPSGTGKTTLLRLIGGQLRPQSGDIIFDGQSIPSLGTSSLYEARKKMGLLFQSGALFTNMSVFDNVAFPLREHTDLPETIIRPLVLTKLQAVGLRGARHLMPQQLSGGMARRAALARAIALDPLMIMYDEPFAGQDPISMGVLVKLIRSLNDALGLTSIVVSHDVPEVLSIADYVYILAGGKVIGEGTPDEIHQSKQSQVKQFLDGLPDGPVPFHYPAPTLEEDLLGGAA
- the mlaE gene encoding lipid asymmetry maintenance ABC transporter permease subunit MlaE, encoding MITKKLEHIGRQTLERLAEAGRAGILLSRLLIGRPRPARAIRLFIEQLYYVGVLSLLIILVSGLFIGMVLGLQGYTILVKFGAESALGPLVALSLLRELSPVIAALLFAGRAGSALAAEIGLMKATEQLSSMEMMAVDPIKRIVAPRFWAGVVAMPMLSIVFSAIGIYGGYLVGVDWLGVDDGSFWSAMQNAVDFREDVVNGLIKSVVFGFVVVWIALFRGYDAEPTSEGISLATTKTVVHSSLAILGLDFVLTAFMFGELS
- the mlaD gene encoding outer membrane lipid asymmetry maintenance protein MlaD encodes the protein MESRNVQLSVGLFVVLAILALTMLALKASNLSHYSADATYEVKAYFDNIGTLKLRAPVKVGGVTVGRVSKIELDVKLMRPLVTLAIDRKYRFPTETSAAILTAGLLGEQYISLLPGGNDEQLEPGDFIEDTQSAIILEDLIGQFLFSKDTDQSL
- a CDS encoding ABC transporter substrate-binding protein produces the protein MEKQLMKRAILFLLLTSFAVFNALSLAQEQEDPVKFLQTLTNGLIQELNARKAELKKDPGIILDIINRRVMPNIAAKTIARKVMGRHWRAATDEQKEKFTTEFTTYLKRYYAKAFLSYDDQQLRYDEKAKWLSPKSVLVRSELIQKDKAPVEIRYRLTRGKNGWLITDIVIEGVSLVISNQRQYDGLIRREGLDTVIAKLAFANNRPFGEQ
- a CDS encoding STAS domain-containing protein produces the protein MMIDWKNQDGVCWLAGELSKSTASQLWHNRRQLLRDTDILELSDISKVDSAGVALLIALTAWAKQEGRDLKLSNPNENLLTLARVGDAIKVLRFIETKTSA
- a CDS encoding BolA/IbaG family iron-sulfur metabolism protein, which translates into the protein MMQSTIENRIRAELSPTHLHIESDGSHYKIIVVSESFAGQRRLQREQRLNALLQDLIASGDIHAVTYVLRTPEEYEKDSRFGTL
- the murA gene encoding UDP-N-acetylglucosamine 1-carboxyvinyltransferase → MAKLKVTGNGPLSGEIRASGAKNAALPILMAALLTDEPMHISNVPHLNDVTTTLELLGRLGCDVTINEKMGLEICASSVNTYQAPYDLVKTMRASILVLGPLVAKHGVADVSLPGGCAIGARPVNLHIEGLMAMGADIEVSGGYIHARAPRGLKGAHIFLDTVTVTGTENLMMAATLAKGTTVIENAAREPEVIDLGHCLQAMGAQIEGLGTPTIVVQGVERLNGAHHSILPDRIETGTYLVAGAMTGGHIKVRETAPHTLEAVLHKLEEAGAYIDHGADWISVDMRGRRPKAVNITTAPYPGFPTDMQAQFSALNAVAEGTGIITETIFENRFMHILELQRMGADAQIKGNAVIIKGVPSLSGAEVMATDLRASASLVLAGLVATGDTIIDRIYHIDRGYECIEEKLQQLGGRVVRISH